A single Triticum dicoccoides isolate Atlit2015 ecotype Zavitan chromosome 2A, WEW_v2.0, whole genome shotgun sequence DNA region contains:
- the LOC119356395 gene encoding uncharacterized protein LOC119356395: MAAPSAALSISGGAHTSAFGCKPKKLISNRNFLQLAVPSNSQNANLYGKLTVCRAESEDSKGGGGFLTGFLIGGAVFGTLGYVFAPQISKTLDTLLNDDGQDGKPDEQGVQSVPRPRNAQYYDEGLEKTRQTLGDKISQLNLAIDKAAARLKRVTGSVEKEAVKDETEIEISTLDDNGVLEGNSSEQGFVQGESAT; this comes from the exons ATGGCTGCTCCCTCCGCGGCCCTCTCCATCTCCG GTGGGGCGCATACCAGTGCATTTGGATGCAAGCCGAAGAAGCTGATCTCAAACAGAAATTTCTTGCAGCTAGCAGTTCCCTCAAATTCCCAAAATGCAAATCTTTATGGAAAGTTAACCGTCTGCAGAGCAGAAAG TGAAGATTCTAAAGGCGGGGGAGGATTCTTGACTGGATTTCTCATAGGGGGAGCAGTCTTTGGAACACTGGGTTATGTCTTTGCTCCTCAG ATCAGCAAAACTTTAGATACATTGCTGAATGACGACGGGCAAGATGGTAAGCCTGACGAGCAAGGCGTCCAAAGTGTACCAAGGCCACGTAATGCTCAATACTATGATGAAGGTTTAGAG AAAACTCGTCAGACACTGGGTGACAAGATAAGCCAACTGAACCTTGCGATTGACAAAGCTGCCGCCCGATTGAAGCGTGTCACTGGCAGTGTCGAAAAAGAGGCTGTTAAAGATGAAACCGAA ATTGAAATATCAACACTGGATGATAATGGAGTTTTGGAAGGAAACTCGAGTGAACAGGGTTTTGTGCAAGGAGAAAGTGCAACATAA